The Hippoglossus hippoglossus isolate fHipHip1 chromosome 2, fHipHip1.pri, whole genome shotgun sequence genome includes a region encoding these proteins:
- the LOC117774487 gene encoding cysteine/serine-rich nuclear protein 3-like isoform X3, giving the protein MSGILKRKLEEGPAPYLSLQGSEDDEVSCSDSGNSSDSLNHPVPSGLLDSSLQQHSKRLRGRNVHFESVTVYYFNRRQGFTSVPTQGGSTLGMSPRHSGVKRFTLREFAMEQKRSHRNMLRDHLKEEKLNAIKLKMTKNGTVSSVEADTLTLDDISEDDLDVDNTEVDDYFFLQPLTTRRRRALLRSSGVRRIDVEEKHELRSLRVSREECGCRCRGICDPETCACSLAGIKCQVNGTVVDRMSFPCGCTKDGCSNGTGRLEFNPVRVRTHFLHTIMKLELEKSRDEQHQQQQQPNLQFPLMSATPHIPIMHLQNTGDADLHLDEEEEEEEEEEEEDEEEDDDDEAYEEDEDGSSMCSGLSDCSTHSLETIDPEDGEEDEEDEEDEEDEDEEDEEEEEEDWECSLPPPYSVPLPSVLSYSNNTLMSLSNPFHSTPPMQHYQMDGSVKDTPAFLSENATAAPTLPTLPTVETALEAEINTEPHCRTFPGPTESLTLQTRSHVDTRETSAAANERPRSTDLQNGPDDHDSHTEAVEQTGEEIGEPLQKRLKEQGAEPDGKTDASCSQSA; this is encoded by the exons ATGAGTGGGATTCTGAAGAGGAAGCTCGAGGAGGGTCCGGCCCCCTACCTCTCGCTGCAGGGCTCTGAGGATGACGAGGTTTCCTGCAGCGACAGCGGCAACAGCAGCGACAGCCTCAACCATCCCGTTCCCTCTGGGCTGCTGGACT cttctctgcagcagcactcaAAGCGACTCCGGGGCCGCAACGTGCACTTTGAGAGCGTGACAGTCTACTACTTCAACCGGCGGCAGGGCTTCACCAGCGTGCCCACGCAGGGCGGCAGCACCCTGGGGATGTCGCCACGTCACAGCGGGGTGAAGCGCTTCACCCTCAGGGAGTTCGCCATGGAGCAGAAGAGGAGCCACCGCAACATGCTGAGGGATCATCTCAAGGAGGAGAAGCTCAATGCCATCAAACTCAAA atgACAAAGAACGGCACCGTGTCATCCGTGGAGGCCGACACCCTCACGCTCGATGACATCTCTGAGGACGACCTGGACGTGGACAACACAGAGGTGGACGATTATTTCTTCCTCCAGCCTCTGACCACCAGGAGACGGCGCGCCCTCCTCCGTTCCTCGGGGGTCCGACGCATCGACGTGGAGGAGAAGCACGAGCTGCGTTCCCTCCGCGTGTCCCGGGAGGAGTGTGGGTGCCGGTGCCGCGGGATATGTGACCCTGAGACGTGTGCTTGCAGCCTGGCCGGCATTAAGTGCCAGGTAAATGGAACTGTG GTGGACCGCATGTCATTTCCCTGCGGCTGCACCAAAGACGGCTGCAGCAACGGCACAGGACGCCTGGAGTTCAACCCGGTCCGGGTGCGCACCCACTTCCTGCACACCATCAtgaagctggagctggagaagagccGCGAcgagcagcat cagcagcagcagcagccgaacCTGCAGTTTCCACTGATGAGCGCCACGCCGCAcattcccatcatgcacctcCAGAACACAGGCGACGCAGATTTACATctagatgaggaggaggaggaggaagaggaggaggaggaggaagacgaggaagaggatgacgatgatgaagcgtatgaggaagacgaggatgGCAGCAGTATGTGCAGCGGGCTGTCAGACTGCAGCACGCACAGCTTGGAAACAATCGACCCcgaggatggagaagaggacgaggaggatgaggaagatgaggaggacgaggacgaggaagatgaggaagaggaggaggaagactgGGAGTGTTCACTACCTCCGCCCTACTCTGTCCCACTTCCTTCTGTGCTGAGTTACTCCAACAACACACTCATGAGCCTCAGTAACCCCTTCCACAGCACCCCCCCCATGCAGCACTATCAGATGGACGGCTCAGTGAAGGACACTCCCGCTTTCCTCAGTGAAAACGCCACCGCCGCCCCCACCCTCCCCACCCTCCCCACAGTGGAGACCGCACTCGAGGCCGAAATAAACACTGAGCCCCACTGCCGAACGTTCCCAGGCCCCACAGAGTCCCTGACACTCCAGACCCGTTCACATGTAGACACCCGTGAGACGAGTGCCGCAGCCAATGAGCGGCCGCGCTCCACAGACCTCCAGAACGGTCCAGACGACCATGACTCACACACTGAGGCTGTGGAGCAGACAGGGGAGGAAATAGGAGAGCCATTACAGAAGCGGCTGAAAGAGCAGGGAGCCGAGCCCGATGGAAAGACAGACGCGTCGTGCTCACAGAGCGCCTGA
- the LOC117774487 gene encoding cysteine/serine-rich nuclear protein 3-like isoform X2 gives MSGILKRKLEEGPAPYLSLQGSEDDEVSCSDSGNSSDSLNHPVPSGLLDSSLQQHSKRLRGRNVHFESVTVYYFNRRQGFTSVPTQGGSTLGMSPRHSGVKRFTLREFAMEQKRSHRNMLRDHLKEEKLNAIKLKMTKNGTVSSVEADTLTLDDISEDDLDVDNTEVDDYFFLQPLTTRRRRALLRSSGVRRIDVEEKHELRSLRVSREECGCRCRGICDPETCACSLAGIKCQVDRMSFPCGCTKDGCSNGTGRLEFNPVRVRTHFLHTIMKLELEKSRDEQHQQQQPEQQLVTNGNGYHGDSSLVQQQQQQPNLQFPLMSATPHIPIMHLQNTGDADLHLDEEEEEEEEEEEEDEEEDDDDEAYEEDEDGSSMCSGLSDCSTHSLETIDPEDGEEDEEDEEDEEDEDEEDEEEEEEDWECSLPPPYSVPLPSVLSYSNNTLMSLSNPFHSTPPMQHYQMDGSVKDTPAFLSENATAAPTLPTLPTVETALEAEINTEPHCRTFPGPTESLTLQTRSHVDTRETSAAANERPRSTDLQNGPDDHDSHTEAVEQTGEEIGEPLQKRLKEQGAEPDGKTDASCSQSA, from the exons ATGAGTGGGATTCTGAAGAGGAAGCTCGAGGAGGGTCCGGCCCCCTACCTCTCGCTGCAGGGCTCTGAGGATGACGAGGTTTCCTGCAGCGACAGCGGCAACAGCAGCGACAGCCTCAACCATCCCGTTCCCTCTGGGCTGCTGGACT cttctctgcagcagcactcaAAGCGACTCCGGGGCCGCAACGTGCACTTTGAGAGCGTGACAGTCTACTACTTCAACCGGCGGCAGGGCTTCACCAGCGTGCCCACGCAGGGCGGCAGCACCCTGGGGATGTCGCCACGTCACAGCGGGGTGAAGCGCTTCACCCTCAGGGAGTTCGCCATGGAGCAGAAGAGGAGCCACCGCAACATGCTGAGGGATCATCTCAAGGAGGAGAAGCTCAATGCCATCAAACTCAAA atgACAAAGAACGGCACCGTGTCATCCGTGGAGGCCGACACCCTCACGCTCGATGACATCTCTGAGGACGACCTGGACGTGGACAACACAGAGGTGGACGATTATTTCTTCCTCCAGCCTCTGACCACCAGGAGACGGCGCGCCCTCCTCCGTTCCTCGGGGGTCCGACGCATCGACGTGGAGGAGAAGCACGAGCTGCGTTCCCTCCGCGTGTCCCGGGAGGAGTGTGGGTGCCGGTGCCGCGGGATATGTGACCCTGAGACGTGTGCTTGCAGCCTGGCCGGCATTAAGTGCCAG GTGGACCGCATGTCATTTCCCTGCGGCTGCACCAAAGACGGCTGCAGCAACGGCACAGGACGCCTGGAGTTCAACCCGGTCCGGGTGCGCACCCACTTCCTGCACACCATCAtgaagctggagctggagaagagccGCGAcgagcagcatcagcagcagcagccagagcagcagcttgtaACCAATGGCAACGGTTACCATGGAGACTCCTCCTtggtccagcagcagcagcagcagccgaacCTGCAGTTTCCACTGATGAGCGCCACGCCGCAcattcccatcatgcacctcCAGAACACAGGCGACGCAGATTTACATctagatgaggaggaggaggaggaagaggaggaggaggaggaagacgaggaagaggatgacgatgatgaagcgtatgaggaagacgaggatgGCAGCAGTATGTGCAGCGGGCTGTCAGACTGCAGCACGCACAGCTTGGAAACAATCGACCCcgaggatggagaagaggacgaggaggatgaggaagatgaggaggacgaggacgaggaagatgaggaagaggaggaggaagactgGGAGTGTTCACTACCTCCGCCCTACTCTGTCCCACTTCCTTCTGTGCTGAGTTACTCCAACAACACACTCATGAGCCTCAGTAACCCCTTCCACAGCACCCCCCCCATGCAGCACTATCAGATGGACGGCTCAGTGAAGGACACTCCCGCTTTCCTCAGTGAAAACGCCACCGCCGCCCCCACCCTCCCCACCCTCCCCACAGTGGAGACCGCACTCGAGGCCGAAATAAACACTGAGCCCCACTGCCGAACGTTCCCAGGCCCCACAGAGTCCCTGACACTCCAGACCCGTTCACATGTAGACACCCGTGAGACGAGTGCCGCAGCCAATGAGCGGCCGCGCTCCACAGACCTCCAGAACGGTCCAGACGACCATGACTCACACACTGAGGCTGTGGAGCAGACAGGGGAGGAAATAGGAGAGCCATTACAGAAGCGGCTGAAAGAGCAGGGAGCCGAGCCCGATGGAAAGACAGACGCGTCGTGCTCACAGAGCGCCTGA
- the LOC117774487 gene encoding cysteine/serine-rich nuclear protein 3-like isoform X1 has translation MSGILKRKLEEGPAPYLSLQGSEDDEVSCSDSGNSSDSLNHPVPSGLLDSSLQQHSKRLRGRNVHFESVTVYYFNRRQGFTSVPTQGGSTLGMSPRHSGVKRFTLREFAMEQKRSHRNMLRDHLKEEKLNAIKLKMTKNGTVSSVEADTLTLDDISEDDLDVDNTEVDDYFFLQPLTTRRRRALLRSSGVRRIDVEEKHELRSLRVSREECGCRCRGICDPETCACSLAGIKCQVNGTVVDRMSFPCGCTKDGCSNGTGRLEFNPVRVRTHFLHTIMKLELEKSRDEQHQQQQPEQQLVTNGNGYHGDSSLVQQQQQQPNLQFPLMSATPHIPIMHLQNTGDADLHLDEEEEEEEEEEEEDEEEDDDDEAYEEDEDGSSMCSGLSDCSTHSLETIDPEDGEEDEEDEEDEEDEDEEDEEEEEEDWECSLPPPYSVPLPSVLSYSNNTLMSLSNPFHSTPPMQHYQMDGSVKDTPAFLSENATAAPTLPTLPTVETALEAEINTEPHCRTFPGPTESLTLQTRSHVDTRETSAAANERPRSTDLQNGPDDHDSHTEAVEQTGEEIGEPLQKRLKEQGAEPDGKTDASCSQSA, from the exons ATGAGTGGGATTCTGAAGAGGAAGCTCGAGGAGGGTCCGGCCCCCTACCTCTCGCTGCAGGGCTCTGAGGATGACGAGGTTTCCTGCAGCGACAGCGGCAACAGCAGCGACAGCCTCAACCATCCCGTTCCCTCTGGGCTGCTGGACT cttctctgcagcagcactcaAAGCGACTCCGGGGCCGCAACGTGCACTTTGAGAGCGTGACAGTCTACTACTTCAACCGGCGGCAGGGCTTCACCAGCGTGCCCACGCAGGGCGGCAGCACCCTGGGGATGTCGCCACGTCACAGCGGGGTGAAGCGCTTCACCCTCAGGGAGTTCGCCATGGAGCAGAAGAGGAGCCACCGCAACATGCTGAGGGATCATCTCAAGGAGGAGAAGCTCAATGCCATCAAACTCAAA atgACAAAGAACGGCACCGTGTCATCCGTGGAGGCCGACACCCTCACGCTCGATGACATCTCTGAGGACGACCTGGACGTGGACAACACAGAGGTGGACGATTATTTCTTCCTCCAGCCTCTGACCACCAGGAGACGGCGCGCCCTCCTCCGTTCCTCGGGGGTCCGACGCATCGACGTGGAGGAGAAGCACGAGCTGCGTTCCCTCCGCGTGTCCCGGGAGGAGTGTGGGTGCCGGTGCCGCGGGATATGTGACCCTGAGACGTGTGCTTGCAGCCTGGCCGGCATTAAGTGCCAGGTAAATGGAACTGTG GTGGACCGCATGTCATTTCCCTGCGGCTGCACCAAAGACGGCTGCAGCAACGGCACAGGACGCCTGGAGTTCAACCCGGTCCGGGTGCGCACCCACTTCCTGCACACCATCAtgaagctggagctggagaagagccGCGAcgagcagcatcagcagcagcagccagagcagcagcttgtaACCAATGGCAACGGTTACCATGGAGACTCCTCCTtggtccagcagcagcagcagcagccgaacCTGCAGTTTCCACTGATGAGCGCCACGCCGCAcattcccatcatgcacctcCAGAACACAGGCGACGCAGATTTACATctagatgaggaggaggaggaggaagaggaggaggaggaggaagacgaggaagaggatgacgatgatgaagcgtatgaggaagacgaggatgGCAGCAGTATGTGCAGCGGGCTGTCAGACTGCAGCACGCACAGCTTGGAAACAATCGACCCcgaggatggagaagaggacgaggaggatgaggaagatgaggaggacgaggacgaggaagatgaggaagaggaggaggaagactgGGAGTGTTCACTACCTCCGCCCTACTCTGTCCCACTTCCTTCTGTGCTGAGTTACTCCAACAACACACTCATGAGCCTCAGTAACCCCTTCCACAGCACCCCCCCCATGCAGCACTATCAGATGGACGGCTCAGTGAAGGACACTCCCGCTTTCCTCAGTGAAAACGCCACCGCCGCCCCCACCCTCCCCACCCTCCCCACAGTGGAGACCGCACTCGAGGCCGAAATAAACACTGAGCCCCACTGCCGAACGTTCCCAGGCCCCACAGAGTCCCTGACACTCCAGACCCGTTCACATGTAGACACCCGTGAGACGAGTGCCGCAGCCAATGAGCGGCCGCGCTCCACAGACCTCCAGAACGGTCCAGACGACCATGACTCACACACTGAGGCTGTGGAGCAGACAGGGGAGGAAATAGGAGAGCCATTACAGAAGCGGCTGAAAGAGCAGGGAGCCGAGCCCGATGGAAAGACAGACGCGTCGTGCTCACAGAGCGCCTGA